GCGCGCTTCTAAAAACGCGTTTGCATTGACATTAAACGATTTTCTCCACTATCTTTAATTGTTGTATTGGATTCCAAAAGAGTTGATTATGcgtaattttgttattttataatatgtcatatttaataattattaaaagaaattatacaaTGAAGCGAGGTTggttagtttttttaatttttattgggtaaacattaatctagttttaaaaCTACCGTTTAATGgcgttttaaaacattttaatttaatttgggTTTCTAATTTGAGTTAATAACGGTTGTAAATCGATCTAGATTATAGGATAGTTTGTAACCTTGTGAAgaattactatttattttaaacgtttAATTACAAGGAAatgatgttattaatttttaagaaacaaGTTTGTTGTTGGTATAACTTATCTTAATTGTGATCTGGATTAAtcacaaattttaatgtttggcATGGAATCAATTtgctttctttataaatttactATTGGTCTTTTTAAAGTAGATTTATTggctataatttttttacaaaagcATTTGAACCTCTTCTTGTGCATATTGGATTTATAGGTAGAGCGTCTTAAATAATAGCgagtatatattatataataaatggTAGATTAAGGGATAAACACAGCAccacaaattttgttttgtctaatttttttgtataaatagaATTAATCTATTTGGTCtttattgatgtttttaaattttttttaaatacatatattaCAGATCATATGAACACAACAGATATGCTGTGCTTGATGATAGGTCTAAAGGTCGCACAGCAAGCGACAACATGTTTAGTCAGCTGGCGTCTGGCTTGACTTAGTGACAGAATGGATAGTTGGGGCAGGAGTGACCATCGACTCCAGCGGGAACTTGAGCTCCAGCTCCTTGGTTGTAAGCTGGAGCGGCGTTGTTCCATCCTCCGTTCCATCCGCCATTATTGTGTCCACCGTTCCATCCTCCATCATTATTGTTCCATTGGCTTTGATCTTGGCTCACtaagaattacatttttagaattaaataaattaatttaaaaaaaagttaccaTCTCCGTATGCTCCAGCTTCTTGAAGACCTTCTCCACGATAATCTCCATCTCCGGTGTATTCTCCAGCATCTAAAGCGTTATTGGGAGTATATCCTCCTTCGTTTCCTCCGTTCCATCCTCCGTTGTTGCCGCCGTTCCATGCCCCGTTGTTACCGCCGTTCCATGCTCCATTATTACCTCCGTTCCATCCTCCGTTGTGGCCGCCGTTCCATGCGCCATTGTTTCCACCATTCCATGCGCCATTGTTTCCTCCATTCCATGCACCATTGTTACCTGCGTTCCATCCACCGGCGTGAGCTCCGGCATTTGCTTG
This genomic stretch from Onthophagus taurus isolate NC chromosome 7, IU_Otau_3.0, whole genome shotgun sequence harbors:
- the LOC111429516 gene encoding uncharacterized protein, with amino-acid sequence MFVKLAVFACSLAFAAAAWNGPLAGGVPAHQFPAGVSPESCPNFPNCNNPAVAVQANAGAHAGGWNAGNNGAWNGGNNGAWNGGNNGAWNGGHNGGWNGGNNGAWNGGNNGAWNGGNNGGWNGGNEGGYTPNNALDAGEYTGDGDYRGEGLQEAGAYGDVSQDQSQWNNNDGGWNGGHNNGGWNGGWNNAAPAYNQGAGAQVPAGVDGHSCPNYPFCH